In Terriglobus sp. TAA 43, a single window of DNA contains:
- a CDS encoding ABC transporter ATP-binding protein has protein sequence MSAEELKPFLSFRNVNVMRGERTILHDIHLDMRRGERIAILGPNGCGKSTLIKAMTSEIYPLVQPGMHMEIFGRQRWDLTELKRKLGVVTSEPPSKSARHTTSFDAVVTGFFSSATLWPNLVVTEEMRERATVAMKHVGADQFARQELGTLSAGQQKRVMIARALVGSGDTPEERMLLMDEPSNALDIAAQAELRNTMRSLVQQGTGLILVTHHIADVIPEIDRVLMMRDGRIVADGSREEMITEDKLYDLFGVRVNITEKDGYLHAW, from the coding sequence TTGTCCGCTGAAGAGCTGAAGCCTTTCCTTTCGTTCCGCAACGTGAATGTGATGCGTGGCGAACGCACCATCCTTCACGATATCCATCTGGATATGCGGCGTGGCGAACGCATCGCCATCCTTGGCCCCAACGGATGCGGCAAGAGTACGCTCATTAAGGCGATGACGTCGGAGATTTATCCGTTGGTGCAGCCAGGGATGCACATGGAGATCTTTGGCCGTCAGCGTTGGGATCTTACGGAACTTAAGCGGAAGCTGGGTGTCGTAACGTCGGAACCGCCAAGTAAATCCGCACGCCACACGACATCGTTTGACGCTGTAGTGACGGGGTTCTTCTCATCCGCAACGTTATGGCCGAATCTCGTCGTGACTGAGGAGATGCGTGAACGTGCAACAGTTGCGATGAAGCATGTCGGCGCCGATCAGTTTGCACGGCAGGAACTTGGAACGCTCTCTGCAGGTCAGCAGAAGCGCGTGATGATTGCGCGTGCACTGGTGGGCAGCGGCGACACTCCCGAGGAACGGATGCTGCTGATGGATGAACCGTCGAATGCACTGGACATTGCCGCACAGGCAGAGTTGCGTAACACCATGCGCAGTCTCGTGCAGCAGGGAACTGGATTGATTCTGGTAACGCATCACATCGCGGATGTCATCCCAGAGATTGATCGTGTGCTGATGATGCGCGATGGGCGCATTGTCGCGGATGGATCGCGCGAAGAGATGATTACAGAAGACAAACTCTATGATCTGTTCGGTGTTCGGGTGAACATCACGGAGAAGGATGGTTATCTTCACGCTTGGTAG
- a CDS encoding GNAT family N-acetyltransferase, producing MPSASVRKARLQDAANIFELVNSLSGDGTLLRRQYAEICENVRDFYVAESEGGVFLGCGALHLYGPHLAEVRSIVMKPEAKGQGAGGLLLKALLQEAEDHGVQTVCLFTRIPDFFFRYGFRTTMDRTALPDKIYKDCQKCPRLHACDEVAMLRGPVPRVAVLGPAKIKQPELVPLQIAFTGTDH from the coding sequence ATGCCCTCGGCTAGTGTTCGAAAGGCGCGCCTGCAGGACGCGGCCAACATCTTCGAACTGGTCAACTCGCTTTCCGGCGACGGTACGCTACTGCGTCGTCAATATGCTGAGATCTGCGAAAACGTACGTGACTTCTATGTTGCCGAGAGCGAAGGCGGTGTCTTCCTCGGCTGCGGCGCGCTACACCTGTACGGTCCACACTTGGCAGAAGTGCGCTCCATCGTGATGAAGCCCGAAGCCAAGGGACAGGGCGCGGGCGGCTTGCTGCTGAAGGCGCTCCTGCAGGAAGCGGAAGACCATGGCGTGCAAACCGTCTGCCTGTTCACACGCATTCCAGACTTCTTCTTCCGCTACGGTTTCCGTACGACCATGGATCGCACGGCGTTGCCTGACAAGATCTACAAGGACTGCCAGAAGTGCCCGCGTCTGCACGCATGTGACGAAGTCGCGATGTTACGCGGTCCCGTGCCTCGCGTTGCAGTGCTTGGGCCCGCCAAGATTAAGCAGCCCGAACTGGTTCCCTTACAGATTGCCTTCACTGGCACCGACCACTAA
- the argH gene encoding argininosuccinate lyase has product MANEANKMWSGRFREPLNKAFEQWQRSFPFDWRLLPQEAAASKAHAKTIAAAGILTDAELQSIVNGLDSLADDFANERLNLKSDVPEDIHHFVELELKERIGIVALKLHTGRSRNEQIATDLRLYVRDTIERAIANLAAWATSLLALAQSAGEHAMPSYTHLQRAEPVLVAHWLMAYFEMAMRDITRLQDARVRMNFCPLGSGPIAGATLKLDRTIAAKELGFTAPTANSMDATSDRDFALEFSQIAATIGLHLSRFAEEITLHATAEFGFIELPEAFSTGSSAMPQKKNPDLTELVRGKSGRLLGAATTFATIIKGLPLAYNKDMQETQEATFEVAETLDGMLPLLAPFTAALQFRFDRMENAATHGYLNAMAAATYLVYKGVPFRTAHEKTGNAVRFALDTNRELNDLSVEELKQFGEEFGDDFQQAITLEATLDCHDVIGGTAIHQVRESLASAQKRLEELKRQMETEHALG; this is encoded by the coding sequence ATGGCGAACGAAGCAAACAAAATGTGGTCAGGCCGCTTCCGCGAGCCGTTGAACAAAGCATTCGAGCAATGGCAGCGTTCTTTCCCGTTTGATTGGCGCTTGTTGCCACAGGAAGCCGCAGCCAGTAAGGCGCATGCGAAGACCATCGCCGCGGCAGGCATCCTCACCGATGCTGAGTTGCAGTCCATCGTGAATGGACTCGACTCACTCGCGGATGACTTCGCAAACGAGCGTCTGAACCTGAAGAGCGATGTTCCCGAAGACATTCATCACTTCGTGGAACTCGAACTGAAGGAACGCATCGGCATCGTTGCGCTGAAGCTGCACACCGGCCGTAGCCGCAACGAACAGATCGCTACTGACCTGCGTCTGTATGTGCGCGATACGATCGAACGCGCCATAGCGAACCTTGCAGCATGGGCGACTTCCCTTCTTGCGCTCGCTCAATCTGCGGGCGAACACGCAATGCCGAGTTACACGCATCTGCAGCGTGCAGAACCTGTTCTAGTTGCGCATTGGCTCATGGCTTACTTTGAAATGGCCATGCGCGACATCACGCGTCTGCAGGATGCACGCGTGCGCATGAACTTCTGTCCGCTCGGCTCCGGCCCGATCGCGGGCGCAACGCTCAAGCTGGACCGCACCATCGCCGCAAAGGAACTCGGCTTCACGGCTCCGACTGCGAACAGCATGGATGCAACCAGTGACCGTGACTTCGCGCTGGAGTTTTCACAAATAGCGGCAACCATCGGTCTGCATCTTTCGCGCTTCGCAGAAGAGATCACGCTGCATGCAACCGCGGAGTTCGGATTCATCGAACTCCCCGAAGCATTCAGCACCGGCTCATCCGCTATGCCGCAGAAGAAGAATCCCGATCTGACCGAACTGGTACGCGGCAAGAGCGGACGTCTGCTTGGCGCAGCCACCACTTTTGCAACCATCATCAAAGGACTTCCGCTGGCCTACAACAAGGACATGCAGGAGACGCAGGAAGCGACCTTTGAAGTTGCGGAAACACTCGATGGAATGCTGCCATTGCTCGCTCCCTTCACTGCGGCGCTTCAGTTCCGTTTCGACCGTATGGAGAATGCCGCAACGCACGGTTATCTGAATGCGATGGCTGCAGCAACGTACCTCGTTTACAAGGGTGTTCCCTTCCGCACGGCACATGAGAAGACCGGCAATGCAGTTCGTTTCGCCCTTGATACGAATCGCGAACTGAACGATCTGAGTGTGGAAGAGTTAAAGCAGTTCGGTGAAGAGTTTGGCGATGATTTCCAGCAAGCCATCACGCTGGAAGCAACATTGGACTGCCACGACGTTATTGGCGGCACGGCGATCCACCAGGTAAGAGAATCACTCGCTTCGGCGCAAAAGAGGCTTGAAGAACTCAAGCGCCAGATGGAGACAGAACATGCCCTCGGCTAG
- the argG gene encoding argininosuccinate synthase, with product MSVILESLPTGQKVGIAFSGGLDTSAALHWMKQKGAIPYAYTANLGQPDESDYDAIPRKALEYGAEKARLIDCRAQLVREGIAALQSGAFHVTTAGVTYFNTTPIGRAVTGTMLVTAMKEDDVNIWGDGSTYKGNDIERFYRYGLLVNPDLKVYKPWLDATFIDELGGRKEMSEFLIRSGFDYKMSTEKAYSTDSNILGATHEAKDLEHLSTSMKIVAPIMGTAFWRDDVDVKREQVSVRFEEGTPVALNGKEYNDPVELMLVANRIGGRHGLGMSDQIENRIIEAKSRGIYEAPGLALLFIAYERLITGIHNEDTIEQYRENGRKLGRLLYQGRWFDPQAIMLREASQRWVARPVTGEVTLELRRGNDYSILNTESPNLTFAPERLSMEKTESSFSPRDRIGQLTMRNLDITDTRAKLATYAASGLISLSSGSEMPKLKGAEE from the coding sequence ATGTCCGTCATTCTCGAATCGCTTCCCACCGGCCAGAAGGTCGGCATTGCTTTCTCCGGCGGCCTGGATACCTCCGCCGCGCTGCACTGGATGAAGCAGAAGGGCGCAATTCCCTACGCTTACACCGCGAATCTGGGACAGCCCGATGAATCCGATTACGACGCCATCCCGCGCAAAGCGTTGGAATACGGCGCAGAAAAGGCTCGACTGATTGATTGCCGTGCGCAGCTTGTCCGTGAAGGCATCGCCGCGTTGCAATCAGGAGCGTTCCACGTCACGACGGCGGGCGTTACTTACTTCAACACCACACCCATTGGCCGCGCTGTTACCGGCACCATGCTGGTCACGGCGATGAAGGAAGACGACGTAAACATCTGGGGCGACGGCTCCACCTATAAGGGCAATGACATCGAGCGTTTCTATCGCTACGGCCTGCTCGTGAACCCAGACCTGAAGGTGTACAAGCCCTGGCTGGACGCCACGTTCATCGACGAACTGGGTGGCCGCAAGGAGATGAGTGAGTTCCTCATCCGTTCTGGTTTCGATTACAAGATGTCGACGGAGAAGGCGTACTCCACCGACTCGAACATCTTGGGCGCAACGCACGAAGCCAAGGACCTCGAACATCTCAGCACATCCATGAAGATCGTTGCGCCCATCATGGGCACGGCGTTCTGGCGCGATGATGTGGACGTGAAGCGTGAACAGGTAAGCGTGCGTTTTGAAGAAGGTACTCCTGTTGCGTTGAACGGCAAAGAATACAACGACCCCGTCGAACTGATGCTGGTAGCCAACCGCATTGGCGGACGCCACGGCCTCGGCATGTCTGACCAGATCGAAAACCGTATCATCGAAGCGAAGAGCCGCGGTATCTATGAGGCGCCCGGTCTTGCGCTACTCTTCATCGCGTATGAGCGCCTCATCACGGGCATCCACAACGAAGACACCATCGAGCAGTACCGCGAGAATGGTCGCAAGCTGGGCCGCCTGCTCTACCAGGGCCGTTGGTTCGATCCGCAAGCCATCATGCTGCGGGAAGCTTCGCAGCGTTGGGTTGCGCGTCCTGTTACCGGCGAAGTCACGCTGGAATTGCGTCGCGGCAATGACTACTCCATCCTGAACACGGAGAGCCCGAATCTCACGTTTGCTCCTGAGCGTCTCTCCATGGAGAAAACCGAATCATCGTTCTCTCCGCGAGACCGCATCGGCCAGCTCACGATGCGCAACCTGGACATCACAGACACGCGCGCTAAGCTTGCGACGTACGCCGCAAGCGGTCTCATCTCGCTGAGCAGTGGCTCTGAGATGCCCAAGCTCAAAGGTGCGGAAGAGTAA
- the argF gene encoding ornithine carbamoyltransferase — translation MGSKTVVMGSASGASEVLDMPKPKVALGIQSDAGFTEAAKSLRGRDLCSMSDLSVQELAALMELAHAVKAHPEDFKHALDGKQMVLIFEKASLRTRLTFEAAINTLGGNAIFYDQTQSPLGERESLSDVAHNLERWMNVIVLRTYAHETVTEIADISKVPVINALSDYEHPCQAITDFMTIEERFGTAEGVKFTYVGDGNNVCNSLMLCGALLGAHMTIATPKGYEPKLEIIHKTMAIAEDTGATITLTHDPIKAVEGADAIYTDVCISMGQENETTKRTPIFKPYQVNEALMAHATDHTIFMHCLPAHRGQEVTDAVIDSEQSVVFDQAENRMHAQKSLLLMLLGGAKRIPRDRGVNGKRRRTLA, via the coding sequence ATGGGTAGCAAGACAGTTGTTATGGGAAGCGCGTCAGGCGCTTCTGAAGTACTCGATATGCCAAAGCCGAAGGTTGCGCTTGGCATTCAATCCGATGCGGGTTTCACCGAAGCAGCGAAGAGCCTGCGCGGCCGCGATCTCTGTTCCATGAGCGACCTTTCCGTACAGGAACTGGCCGCCCTCATGGAACTAGCTCACGCAGTCAAAGCACATCCAGAAGACTTTAAGCACGCTCTGGATGGCAAGCAGATGGTGCTGATCTTTGAAAAGGCGTCGCTACGTACGCGCCTTACTTTTGAAGCAGCCATCAACACGCTTGGCGGCAACGCGATTTTCTACGACCAGACGCAGTCGCCGCTGGGTGAGCGTGAATCGCTGTCGGACGTTGCGCACAACCTGGAACGCTGGATGAACGTCATCGTGCTGCGTACCTATGCGCACGAGACAGTCACCGAGATCGCCGACATCAGCAAGGTTCCTGTAATCAATGCACTCAGCGATTACGAGCATCCCTGCCAGGCCATTACCGACTTCATGACCATTGAAGAGCGCTTCGGCACGGCAGAAGGCGTGAAGTTCACCTACGTTGGCGACGGCAATAACGTGTGCAACTCGCTGATGCTCTGTGGTGCCCTGCTGGGTGCGCACATGACCATCGCAACTCCCAAAGGCTACGAACCGAAGTTGGAGATCATTCACAAGACGATGGCCATAGCCGAAGATACCGGCGCGACCATCACGCTGACGCATGATCCCATCAAGGCCGTAGAGGGCGCCGACGCAATCTACACCGACGTCTGCATCTCCATGGGCCAGGAAAACGAAACCACCAAGCGCACGCCGATCTTCAAGCCTTACCAGGTGAACGAAGCTCTGATGGCGCATGCTACGGATCACACCATCTTTATGCACTGCCTGCCCGCACACCGCGGTCAGGAAGTAACAGATGCCGTTATCGACAGCGAACAGTCGGTGGTATTCGATCAGGCGGAAAACCGTATGCACGCACAGAAATCGCTACTGCTGATGCTGTTGGGCGGAGCGAAGCGTATCCCTCGCGACCGTGGTGTAAACGGCAAGCGTCGCCGTACCCTCGCATAG
- a CDS encoding aspartate aminotransferase family protein, producing MNNFNQHDNSIINGGAADMNLVATQAAEKKLLLQTYDRHPILLTRGEGVHLFDDAGHRYLDLLSGIGVSALGYGHPAITKAIHEQAATLLHTSNLFYHQGTATLAVKLTEITGMDRVFFCNSGTEAWEAALKLARAHAGVLRTEGKTIGTRFIAMEHSFHGRTMGSVATTHKQKYREPFNPVMPDVIFVPFNDVDALRAAFDENVCAIALECLQGEGGIHAVSKEFFAAARELCDNSGALLLCDEIQSGMGRTGKWTMYQHYGIQPDVTTLAKPIAGGLPMGAMLCTEEAARAITPGMHGTTFGGGPLACAVAIAVIDEIQESRLLAHVTEVGDYFIAQLRSLASEHDSIIEVRGAGFMIGVEMKSAEIAKEVADKMLFERHILINRTSETVLRFLPPYLITKADVDETIAALSSLIADAETAQAALAEEQVHG from the coding sequence ATGAACAATTTCAATCAGCACGACAACTCAATCATCAACGGAGGCGCAGCAGACATGAACCTTGTTGCTACCCAGGCCGCGGAGAAGAAGCTCCTGCTTCAGACCTATGACCGTCACCCGATTCTCTTGACGCGCGGCGAAGGCGTGCACCTGTTCGATGATGCTGGGCACCGATATTTGGATTTGCTGAGTGGCATCGGCGTCTCTGCGCTTGGCTATGGCCATCCTGCGATCACGAAGGCCATCCATGAGCAGGCTGCAACGCTGCTGCATACGTCAAACCTCTTCTATCACCAGGGCACTGCCACGCTTGCCGTCAAGCTGACGGAGATTACCGGCATGGACCGCGTTTTCTTCTGCAACAGCGGCACGGAAGCATGGGAAGCTGCGCTGAAGCTGGCGCGTGCTCATGCAGGTGTTTTACGCACAGAAGGAAAGACCATCGGCACGCGTTTCATCGCCATGGAACACAGCTTCCACGGCCGCACCATGGGCTCCGTTGCAACCACGCACAAGCAGAAGTATCGCGAACCGTTTAACCCGGTGATGCCGGACGTGATCTTCGTTCCATTCAACGACGTCGACGCACTGCGCGCCGCCTTCGATGAGAACGTGTGCGCCATTGCGTTGGAGTGCCTGCAGGGCGAGGGTGGTATTCATGCTGTCTCGAAGGAGTTCTTCGCAGCTGCGCGCGAACTGTGTGACAACAGCGGCGCCCTGCTGCTCTGCGACGAAATTCAGAGTGGCATGGGACGTACCGGCAAGTGGACGATGTATCAGCACTACGGCATCCAGCCAGACGTGACCACGCTGGCGAAGCCCATTGCGGGTGGGCTGCCCATGGGTGCCATGCTGTGCACGGAAGAAGCAGCACGCGCCATTACTCCCGGCATGCACGGCACCACGTTTGGTGGTGGTCCCTTGGCCTGCGCCGTTGCGATTGCTGTGATTGACGAGATTCAGGAGTCACGTCTTCTCGCACATGTAACCGAAGTGGGCGATTATTTCATCGCGCAGCTTCGCTCGCTGGCTTCAGAACACGACAGTATCATTGAAGTACGCGGCGCTGGCTTCATGATTGGTGTTGAGATGAAGTCTGCGGAAATCGCAAAAGAGGTTGCGGACAAGATGCTGTTTGAACGGCACATTCTGATCAACCGCACCAGCGAAACCGTACTGCGCTTCCTTCCTCCCTATCTGATAACGAAGGCGGATGTTGACGAAACGATTGCTGCATTGAGCAGCCTCATTGCAGATGCTGAGACGGCGCAGGCCGCACTCGCAGAGGAACAGGTCCATGGGTAG
- the argB gene encoding acetylglutamate kinase — protein sequence MKYVVKLGGAALEKPELLHAIGKAIAELVADGHQVAIVHGGGVQLTKTLQALGKKSEFISGLRVTDAETRDAALMVLAGRVNKSLVASLGQQGQAAVGICGGDGHVFRARKKQTTPDLGFVGEIAATDPRWLDAIWKMGAVPVISSIALGFDGEYYNINADEMASATAVATKADALVFLTDVPGVKGADGQVMRWLSLKEIPQLEKQAIISGGMLPKLNACRDALLGGVKRVRILPAEAAKVLPDLISSRVNDGTEVMVA from the coding sequence GTGAAGTATGTCGTGAAACTTGGGGGTGCCGCTCTGGAGAAGCCGGAACTACTTCACGCGATTGGCAAGGCCATCGCGGAGCTGGTTGCGGACGGGCATCAGGTGGCAATCGTGCACGGTGGTGGCGTTCAGTTAACGAAGACGCTGCAGGCATTGGGTAAGAAGAGTGAATTCATCAGCGGTCTGCGTGTGACTGACGCGGAAACGCGTGACGCTGCGTTGATGGTGTTGGCAGGCCGCGTGAATAAATCATTGGTCGCGTCGCTGGGCCAGCAGGGACAGGCTGCGGTGGGCATCTGCGGTGGCGACGGACACGTGTTCCGCGCACGCAAGAAGCAGACCACGCCAGACCTCGGTTTTGTTGGCGAAATCGCAGCAACCGATCCACGCTGGCTGGATGCTATCTGGAAGATGGGCGCTGTGCCCGTCATCAGTTCCATTGCGCTTGGCTTCGACGGCGAGTACTACAACATCAACGCCGATGAAATGGCGAGCGCCACGGCAGTCGCAACGAAAGCCGATGCGTTGGTCTTCCTCACCGACGTTCCGGGAGTGAAGGGTGCGGATGGCCAGGTGATGCGTTGGTTGTCACTGAAGGAAATCCCGCAGCTTGAGAAACAAGCCATCATTTCAGGCGGGATGCTGCCAAAGCTGAATGCCTGCCGCGACGCCCTGTTGGGCGGCGTTAAACGCGTTCGCATCTTACCTGCCGAGGCGGCAAAGGTACTGCCGGACCTAATCAGTTCGCGCGTGAACGACGGAACGGAGGTTATGGTCGCATGA
- the argC gene encoding N-acetyl-gamma-glutamyl-phosphate reductase, whose translation MSTALYETEPLATLAKLPRSTVRTAVAGVTGYAGGELARLLLNHPRLRETQPIFLGRMGSEADGTTVYDLHPHIAHNEIGAPAVVPFTWETLRDSGTEILFLATPHEQSREWVPFALEAGIRVIDLSGAWRLHNTANAAVYKLHDADPVLAAKLQEEAVYGNPELHRNEIREARLVANPGCYSTSIILALAPFIRAGIVDVEHGIVCDAKSGVSGAGKAPTAKTHFMSAADNLSAYAVFGHRHTGEMLEQLGLSSDQIQFTPHLLPIPRGILSTIYLRLNEKKSAAELEAVLRNFYAGSPMVRVHRAGDLPQIQHVARTNYCDIGFELAPDGKRLVVVSCLDNLLKGASGQAVQNLNVMCGWKESEGLL comes from the coding sequence ATGAGCACAGCACTGTATGAAACGGAACCGCTGGCCACGCTGGCGAAGCTCCCACGTTCTACCGTTCGCACCGCCGTTGCAGGTGTCACTGGCTATGCCGGTGGGGAACTCGCACGTTTGCTGCTGAATCATCCGCGCCTGCGTGAAACGCAGCCCATCTTCCTCGGCCGCATGGGCTCTGAGGCTGACGGCACCACGGTCTACGATCTGCATCCGCACATTGCGCATAACGAAATTGGCGCGCCCGCGGTTGTTCCCTTCACATGGGAAACGCTACGCGACAGCGGCACCGAAATCCTGTTTCTTGCAACGCCGCATGAACAGTCGCGCGAGTGGGTTCCCTTCGCGTTGGAAGCTGGCATCCGCGTGATTGATCTTTCCGGCGCATGGCGCCTGCACAACACAGCCAATGCTGCCGTGTACAAGCTGCACGATGCTGATCCTGTACTCGCTGCAAAGCTGCAGGAAGAAGCTGTGTACGGCAATCCGGAACTGCATCGGAATGAGATTCGTGAGGCACGCCTTGTAGCGAATCCAGGCTGCTATTCCACCAGCATCATCCTTGCGCTTGCGCCTTTCATCCGCGCTGGAATCGTCGACGTGGAACACGGCATTGTGTGCGATGCGAAGAGTGGCGTCAGCGGCGCGGGCAAAGCACCGACTGCAAAGACACACTTCATGTCTGCTGCGGACAATCTTTCGGCGTATGCAGTCTTCGGACATCGGCACACCGGCGAAATGCTGGAACAACTTGGATTGAGCAGTGATCAGATTCAGTTCACACCGCATCTGCTGCCGATTCCACGCGGCATTCTGTCGACCATTTATCTGCGACTGAATGAGAAGAAATCCGCGGCGGAGCTAGAAGCTGTCCTGCGCAATTTCTATGCGGGTAGCCCGATGGTACGAGTGCATCGTGCAGGTGATCTTCCGCAGATTCAACATGTGGCACGTACGAACTATTGCGATATCGGATTTGAGCTTGCGCCGGATGGTAAGCGGCTCGTTGTTGTTTCCTGCCTGGACAACCTGCTCAAGGGTGCGTCAGGACAGGCTGTACAGAACTTGAATGTGATGTGTGGTTGGAAGGAATCGGAGGGACTCCTGTGA
- a CDS encoding arginine repressor yields MKQQRQSAIRELLVLTAIVSQDELRKKLQKRGFTVTQATLSRDFHELRVYKGPNGYALPGDLDEEDDDPGIKETLFNFGLEVKQAQNLLVLITRTSGAQPVAAALDYEDWPEMLGTIAGDDTVLVICADSKGAAALKTRMEELIG; encoded by the coding sequence ATGAAACAGCAGCGCCAATCAGCAATTCGCGAGCTTCTGGTGTTGACCGCAATCGTCAGCCAGGATGAGCTGCGCAAGAAGCTGCAGAAGCGCGGGTTTACCGTGACGCAGGCGACTTTATCGCGCGATTTCCATGAACTTCGCGTATACAAGGGACCGAATGGATATGCGCTCCCCGGCGATCTGGACGAAGAGGACGACGATCCCGGCATCAAGGAAACACTGTTCAACTTTGGCCTGGAAGTAAAACAGGCTCAAAATCTTCTCGTTCTCATCACACGCACCAGTGGAGCGCAGCCCGTAGCCGCCGCACTGGATTACGAAGATTGGCCGGAGATGCTGGGCACGATTGCCGGCGACGACACGGTCCTTGTTATCTGCGCCGACTCCAAAGGCGCTGCCGCGCTGAAAACGCGCATGGAAGAGTTGATCGGATGA